A window of the Helianthus annuus cultivar XRQ/B chromosome 4, HanXRQr2.0-SUNRISE, whole genome shotgun sequence genome harbors these coding sequences:
- the LOC118491630 gene encoding glycine-rich cell wall structural protein 1.8-like, with amino-acid sequence MEASIVVVEGEVNVVVVGAAIVVVVGAATVVVVGAVRQVVVGAVSWEVVAAVNEVEEGAVSGGGGGGEEGGGGGGGERGGGGGGEASGGGGERGGGGGGEASGGGGERGGGGGGEAGGGGDSGGGGGGEEGGGGGGGERGGGGGGELGGGGGGELGGGGGGETGGGGGGDTGGGGGGETGGGGGGDTGGGGGGETGGGGGGDTGGGGGGETGGGGGGDTGGGGGGEVGGGGGGEAGGEGGGGVLEQLKEQTQLNLP; translated from the exons ATGGAGGCGTCGATCGTGGTGGTGGAGGGGGAGGTGAACGTGGTGGTGGTGGGGGCGGCGatcgtggtggtggtgggggcGGCGACCGTGGTGGTGGTGGGGGCGGTGAGGCAGGTGGTGGTGGGGGCGGTGAGctgggaggtggtggcggcggtgaaCGAGGTGGAGGAGGGGGCGGTGAG tgGTGGTGGAGGAGGCGGTGAGGAAGGTGGTGGTGGAGGGGGCGGTGAGcggggtggaggtggtggcggtgaggcaagtggtggtggtggtgagcggGGTGGAGGAGGGGGCGGTGAGgcaagtggtggtggtggtgagcggggtggaggagggggcggtgaggcaggtggtggtggtgatagtgGTGGTGGAGGAGGCGGTGAGGAAGGTGGTGGTGGAGGGGGCGGTGAGcggggtggaggtggtggcggtgaGCTTGGTGGTGGAGGAGGCGGTGAGCTTGGTGGTGGTGGGGGCGGCGAGACGGGTGGTGGAGGAGGCGGTGACACAGGTGGAGGTGGGGGCGGCGAGACGGGTGGTGGAGGAGGCGGTGACACAGGTGGAGGTGGGGGCGGCGAGACGGGTGGTGGAGGAGGCGGTGACACAGGTGGAGGTGGGGGCGGTGAGACGGGTGGTGGAGGGGGTGGTGATACGGGTGGAGGAGGCGGCGGTGAAGTGGGTGGTGGAGGCGGCGGTGAGGCCGGTGGTGAAGGAGGAGGTGGTGTGTTGGAACAGTTAAAGGAGCAAACGCAACTTAATCTCCCTTGA